The nucleotide sequence GGGCAAGCCTGCCGACGAAAAGGAAGCGGCGGCGTTTTTGCTGGCCTTGTCGGGAAGGCGGCACCGGGTGATCACCTCGGTCGTGGTGCGGCGGGGCGATGATTTCTGGGCGAATGACGTTGTCACCACGGTGAAAATGAAGATGCTGAGCGACGCGGAGTTGAACGGCTATCTTGCCACGGAGGACTGGCGCGGCAAGGCAGGGGGCTACGCGATCCAAGGACCGGCGGGCGCGTTTATCCCTTGGATTCAAGGGTCTTACACCGGTGTTGTCGGCCTGCCTGTGGCGGAAGCGGCGTCGCTGCTACGTGCCTCGGGGTATGTGCTGTGAAGGGGTTGCAGATTGTTCATGACGTGTTGGATGGACGGCCCGCAGCGGCGCTGATGCGCGACGGGGTGCTGGATGACTTCCTGCTGAGCGCGTCGGATGATGCACCGCCCGTGCCGGGGTCTATCTTTCGGGCGATCACCGACCGGCCCTTGAAGGGGCAGGGCGGGATGATGATGAAGCTGCCAGATGGCGGCATGGCGTTGTTTCGTGGTGCGAAAGGGCTGAAGCCCGGGGAGCCTTTGTTGGTTCAGGTGACGTCATATGCGGAGGCCGGCAAGGCCGTCCCGGTGACGGACCGGATCATCTTCAAAGGGCGCTACGTGATCGTTACGCCGGGGGCGGCGGGGATCAACGTGTCGCGGCAAATCCGCGACGAAGAAGAGAAGGTACGCTTGCTGGAGATCCTGCACCAGTTCGAGATGCCGGAGGGCATTGGACTGATCGTCAGGTCCAGCGCCGAAGGCGCGGCAGAGGATGACATCGCGGCCGAGGCGGAGCATTTTCTGGGACTGGCCGTCGCCGTGTTGAACGACGCTGACACCCAGCCCGAATTACTGGTCGATGGCGGCGACGCGCAAGAGGTGGCGGAGCGTGAATGGCCCGTGGCCGAAACGGTCGACGGGTTTGAGGCGCATGGTGTGTTGGACGCTTTGGCGCTGCTGGACACGGCAGAGGTCACTTTGGGCGGCACCACGCTTTTCATTGAACCCACCCGGGCGCTTGTGGCGGTGGACGTGAACACGGGCGGGGATTTCTCGCCCGCATCGGGGCTGAAGGCCAATCTGGCCTGCGCACGGGCGTTGCCACGGGAATTGCGCCTGCGCGGGCTTGGCGGGCAGATCACGCTGGACCTGGCCCCTATGGC is from uncultured Litoreibacter sp. and encodes:
- a CDS encoding ribonuclease E/G; this encodes MKGLQIVHDVLDGRPAAALMRDGVLDDFLLSASDDAPPVPGSIFRAITDRPLKGQGGMMMKLPDGGMALFRGAKGLKPGEPLLVQVTSYAEAGKAVPVTDRIIFKGRYVIVTPGAAGINVSRQIRDEEEKVRLLEILHQFEMPEGIGLIVRSSAEGAAEDDIAAEAEHFLGLAVAVLNDADTQPELLVDGGDAQEVAEREWPVAETVDGFEAHGVLDALALLDTAEVTLGGTTLFIEPTRALVAVDVNTGGDFSPASGLKANLACARALPRELRLRGLGGQITLDLAPMAKKDRKQFEQVLRSAFKADPVETALVGWTPLGHYELQRKRERLPLPKGIA
- a CDS encoding nucleoside triphosphate pyrophosphatase encodes the protein MKLVLGSGSPRRLELLAQLGVVPADVRPPDIDETPLKAELPRPYCARIARGKAEAMALASDEVALCADTTVAMGRRIMGKPADEKEAAAFLLALSGRRHRVITSVVVRRGDDFWANDVVTTVKMKMLSDAELNGYLATEDWRGKAGGYAIQGPAGAFIPWIQGSYTGVVGLPVAEAASLLRASGYVL